One window from the genome of Oceaniferula flava encodes:
- a CDS encoding aKG-HExxH-type peptide beta-hydroxylase, with the protein MTAPLSFYPNHDIVQAFDLTTRERLVDSLNYLAEVSSEHIELSANELEQANVRIRQQSILPETLAAYYELVGAIQSGDFDEARALFQEVLNAEPASDTLKVIPYLGADDIPSIRYIRQVDTDPDNPFNIHPSSQEDFARAKQLIEESLELLQSENPALFAEITTLLKRIMLGSGPKEKGQFTFDGASAPGLWGAIVLNAVEPVDVVDMAQTLAHESCHNLLFGYCIDDQLVNNPDSERHASPLRIDPRPLDGIYHATFVLARMHYTAATLADSPRVSAELQQKACQEMKAREVGFYDGLATLKKHADYTDQGKALMDAAEAYMNKATGKQVS; encoded by the coding sequence ATGACTGCTCCCCTTTCGTTCTACCCGAACCACGACATCGTCCAAGCCTTCGACCTCACCACCCGTGAGCGGCTCGTGGACAGCCTGAACTACCTCGCTGAGGTCAGCTCAGAACACATCGAACTATCAGCGAATGAACTGGAGCAGGCGAATGTAAGGATCCGGCAGCAATCGATCCTACCGGAAACTTTGGCGGCCTACTACGAGCTAGTGGGCGCGATCCAATCGGGCGATTTCGATGAGGCTCGGGCACTTTTCCAAGAAGTTCTCAACGCCGAGCCGGCAAGCGACACCCTCAAGGTCATCCCCTATCTCGGAGCCGACGACATCCCATCCATCCGCTACATCAGGCAAGTCGATACCGATCCGGACAACCCCTTCAACATCCACCCATCCAGCCAGGAAGATTTTGCCCGGGCCAAGCAACTGATCGAAGAATCACTCGAACTCTTGCAAAGTGAGAACCCGGCGCTGTTCGCCGAAATCACCACTCTCCTGAAGCGTATTATGTTAGGTAGCGGCCCCAAGGAAAAAGGCCAATTTACCTTCGACGGTGCTTCCGCCCCGGGGCTCTGGGGAGCGATCGTGCTTAATGCCGTCGAACCGGTGGATGTTGTCGATATGGCACAAACGCTCGCCCACGAAAGCTGTCACAACCTCCTGTTCGGCTACTGCATCGACGATCAACTGGTCAATAACCCGGACAGCGAACGCCATGCCTCGCCACTGCGTATCGACCCCCGACCGCTCGATGGCATCTACCACGCTACCTTTGTCTTAGCCCGGATGCACTACACTGCGGCCACCCTCGCCGATAGCCCACGGGTTTCTGCCGAGCTCCAACAAAAAGCATGCCAGGAAATGAAGGCTCGCGAGGTAGGGTTCTACGATGGCCTGGCCACCCTGAAAAAGCATGCCGACTACACCGATCAAGGCAAGGCGCTGATGGATGCCGCGGAGGCCTACATGAACAAGGCCACAGGCAAGCAGGTGTCATGA
- a CDS encoding glycosyltransferase family A protein — MTDNAVIFIIYARADHTERVFSHIRAAHPRHLYVIADGPKPGSDSDYAACDAARAVIQVDWQCELTLDYSEENLGCQRRIHSGISKAFEQFDRAIILEDDCLPHPDFFTFCDLMLERYQDDAEVMHICGSNFVHPKHFKRSYAFNQYATPWGWATWKRAWQHIDLNMTGFLEQSASIERRMQISPKAFAKLSSRLHKVQSGEVCSWAYPWLSSILALDGLCITPQQNLISNIGFGERSTHTSDPDSPFANKATSELPDELSHPDQVALDRRVQREIFDFFFGGKHRKRGVLGWPRKIKRAWRKWKNRGNA; from the coding sequence ATGACTGACAACGCGGTCATCTTCATCATCTACGCCCGAGCCGACCACACTGAGCGCGTATTTTCTCACATTCGCGCTGCCCACCCACGGCACCTATACGTCATCGCCGATGGCCCAAAACCCGGCTCCGACAGCGACTATGCAGCCTGCGACGCGGCCCGCGCAGTGATCCAAGTCGACTGGCAATGCGAGCTCACTCTCGATTACAGCGAGGAAAACCTCGGCTGTCAGCGACGGATTCACTCGGGGATCAGCAAGGCCTTTGAACAATTTGATCGCGCCATCATTCTCGAGGACGACTGCCTACCGCACCCGGATTTCTTCACCTTTTGCGACCTAATGTTAGAACGCTACCAGGACGACGCCGAAGTGATGCACATCTGCGGATCCAACTTCGTTCACCCGAAACATTTCAAGCGCAGCTACGCCTTCAACCAATACGCCACTCCCTGGGGTTGGGCGACCTGGAAAAGGGCCTGGCAACACATCGATCTCAACATGACCGGCTTCCTTGAGCAGAGCGCGAGCATCGAACGGCGCATGCAGATCAGCCCCAAGGCATTTGCCAAGTTATCGAGTCGACTGCACAAGGTCCAAAGCGGCGAAGTGTGCTCGTGGGCCTACCCATGGCTGAGTAGCATCCTTGCCCTGGACGGTTTGTGCATTACTCCCCAACAAAATTTAATCTCGAACATCGGCTTTGGTGAGCGCAGCACGCACACCTCAGACCCGGACTCCCCGTTCGCCAACAAAGCAACCTCGGAACTGCCCGACGAACTCTCGCATCCAGATCAGGTCGCCCTTGATCGGCGTGTCCAACGCGAAATCTTTGATTTCTTTTTCGGCGGGAAACATCGCAAACGTGGCGTGCTAGGGTGGCCTCGAAAAATCAAACGAGCCTGGCGTAAATGGAAGAACCGCGGGAATGCATGA
- a CDS encoding prolyl oligopeptidase family serine peptidase: MMMKYGFQLLLLLLLGTLSTEAEMKKESVKKGSVTLPYQWTRTGDGDSPAMILFLHGAGERGDNNQSQTKHGVPDLLQWLKENEKDCVVIAPQCPREGWWANSRGDFRDAKNLSLRANASPVMKLVFSAVDQLVKSENVDPKRIYITGLSMGGYGTFDALARRPDFFAAAVPICGGGDVKTAEKFKHVPLWIFHGDADNVVPVTMSQVMVKALKEAGGEPKYTEYPGVKHNSWTQTYRNPEVWLWLFAQQKK; the protein is encoded by the coding sequence ATGATGATGAAATATGGATTCCAATTACTGCTGTTACTTCTGTTAGGAACGCTGAGCACTGAAGCTGAGATGAAAAAAGAAAGCGTGAAAAAAGGCAGCGTTACCCTGCCCTACCAGTGGACCCGCACTGGCGACGGTGACTCGCCAGCCATGATTCTCTTCCTGCACGGCGCCGGTGAGCGGGGCGACAACAATCAGTCGCAAACCAAACACGGAGTGCCAGACCTGCTGCAATGGCTGAAGGAAAATGAAAAAGACTGCGTCGTGATTGCACCGCAGTGTCCGAGAGAAGGGTGGTGGGCGAACAGTCGTGGTGATTTTCGCGATGCGAAGAACCTGAGCCTGCGGGCCAATGCCTCGCCGGTGATGAAATTGGTTTTTTCTGCCGTGGATCAGCTGGTGAAGTCAGAAAATGTCGACCCCAAACGGATCTACATTACCGGCCTCTCTATGGGCGGATACGGCACCTTCGATGCTCTGGCGCGCCGACCTGATTTCTTTGCCGCCGCGGTCCCCATTTGCGGTGGTGGCGATGTCAAAACGGCAGAAAAATTCAAGCATGTGCCGCTGTGGATCTTCCACGGTGATGCCGACAATGTGGTGCCTGTCACCATGTCTCAAGTGATGGTGAAGGCATTGAAGGAGGCCGGCGGCGAGCCGAAATACACCGAGTATCCTGGGGTGAAACATAACTCTTGGACCCAAACCTACCGGAACCCCGAGGTCTGGCTGTGGCTGTTTGCTCAGCAGAAAAAGTAA
- a CDS encoding cysteine hydrolase family protein — MNSEKPSDPLKPIYRDSLIDIPRRGKDLRSHHTALLCIDMQYLDAAEGHGLFSDYENSPISMEEMDYYFSRLKEVVLPNVHNLQNCFRAHGLEVIHVRIQSLTKDGRDRSKGHQRLELHAAPGSGDACFLEEVAPVGDEIIINKTASGVFSSTNLHYVLNNMGISSLYVVGVYTNECVETTIRDACDLGYLVTMIDDGCATVTPELQSATVRNLKDRYAKVISTEQALGEVERELDDG, encoded by the coding sequence ATGAACTCAGAAAAACCAAGCGATCCACTCAAGCCGATCTATCGCGACTCGCTGATCGATATCCCCAGACGGGGCAAGGATCTCCGCAGTCACCACACCGCCTTGTTGTGCATCGACATGCAATACCTCGACGCCGCCGAAGGCCACGGGCTCTTTTCTGACTATGAAAACTCGCCGATTTCGATGGAGGAGATGGATTACTATTTCAGCCGATTGAAAGAGGTGGTCCTCCCCAATGTGCATAACCTGCAGAATTGTTTCCGGGCGCACGGACTGGAGGTGATCCATGTCCGTATCCAATCGCTCACCAAAGACGGGCGCGATCGCTCGAAGGGGCATCAACGGCTGGAGTTACACGCGGCCCCCGGCTCTGGCGATGCCTGTTTTCTTGAGGAGGTAGCGCCCGTGGGGGATGAAATCATCATCAACAAAACTGCCAGCGGCGTCTTCTCCAGCACCAACTTGCATTATGTGCTGAATAATATGGGGATCAGCTCGCTCTATGTGGTTGGCGTCTATACCAACGAGTGCGTGGAGACAACCATTCGCGATGCCTGCGACTTGGGATATCTGGTCACCATGATCGATGATGGCTGCGCGACCGTGACTCCTGAATTGCAGAGCGCGACCGTGAGAAACTTGAAAGATCGCTATGCCAAAGTGATCTCCACGGAGCAGGCGCTCGGCGAGGTGGAGCGGGAGCTGGACGACGGTTAA
- a CDS encoding Zn-dependent hydrolase — protein MSALRVQIERIKEDLLALASIGRNEDDRGNYRMAFTDHDMAGKRWLQQRIEDAGLQASMDGAANVSGVLDGKDGGPRIFVGSHIDTVPCAGMLDGALGVVVGLECLRVLKESGTNLQRAIELIAFSDEEGRFGGTFGSESFTGLVNVERIESSVDLNGVRLFDAMQAHGLDPLKALDARRPAEEILAYLELHIEQGPVLDEQRLQVGIVDNITGLRSWSLKFAGEANHAGTTPMDYRKDAFMGLADFAHEIPRILEENGGEHSRATIGKAEILPGAPNSVPGNVEFSLDFRDPSPEKLDELSLAFQRALAAISRRRKLMFEFSVQGEIHPVDCDLNLVKILQFAADDLDLRSLNMLSGAAHDAQVVGRIAPMGMVFVPSQGGVSHSPAEWTAWEDVEAGANVMLQALQHLGTQPS, from the coding sequence ATGAGTGCTCTGCGAGTCCAGATTGAGCGCATCAAGGAGGACCTCCTCGCGCTGGCTTCGATTGGTCGGAACGAAGACGACCGCGGCAACTACCGCATGGCGTTCACCGATCACGACATGGCTGGCAAGCGCTGGCTGCAGCAGCGGATCGAAGATGCCGGCCTGCAAGCATCCATGGACGGCGCGGCCAATGTGTCGGGTGTCCTTGATGGTAAGGACGGAGGACCGAGAATATTTGTCGGCTCACACATCGATACCGTGCCCTGCGCTGGTATGTTAGATGGTGCCTTGGGGGTGGTGGTTGGCCTGGAGTGCCTCAGGGTTTTAAAGGAATCCGGAACCAATCTGCAGCGGGCGATTGAACTGATTGCCTTCAGTGACGAGGAAGGTCGCTTTGGTGGCACCTTTGGCTCGGAGTCATTTACCGGTCTGGTGAATGTCGAACGCATCGAGAGTTCGGTGGATCTCAATGGCGTGCGTCTGTTCGATGCCATGCAGGCGCATGGGTTGGACCCGCTCAAGGCACTCGACGCGCGTCGACCAGCCGAGGAGATTCTTGCCTACCTCGAGCTTCACATCGAACAAGGCCCGGTGCTCGATGAGCAGCGCCTGCAGGTGGGCATCGTCGACAACATCACCGGGCTCAGATCCTGGTCGCTCAAGTTTGCCGGCGAAGCCAATCACGCCGGCACCACGCCGATGGATTATCGCAAGGATGCCTTCATGGGGCTCGCTGATTTTGCGCACGAGATCCCACGGATCCTCGAGGAAAATGGCGGTGAGCACAGTCGAGCCACCATTGGGAAGGCGGAAATTCTGCCAGGTGCGCCGAACTCGGTGCCTGGAAATGTGGAGTTCTCACTCGATTTTCGCGACCCCTCACCGGAGAAGTTAGATGAACTCTCACTCGCCTTTCAGCGCGCCTTGGCTGCCATCTCGCGGCGCCGGAAATTGATGTTTGAGTTCAGCGTGCAGGGCGAAATTCATCCAGTCGATTGTGACCTGAACTTGGTGAAGATCTTGCAGTTCGCCGCTGACGACCTCGACCTTCGGTCGCTGAACATGCTCAGTGGGGCCGCCCACGATGCTCAAGTCGTCGGGCGCATCGCTCCCATGGGGATGGTGTTTGTTCCCAGCCAGGGAGGTGTCAGTCACTCGCCGGCGGAGTGGACTGCCTGGGAAGATGTTGAGGCCGGCGCGAACGTTATGTTACAAGCTCTACAACACTTGGGAACCCAACCATCATGA
- the asnB gene encoding asparagine synthase (glutamine-hydrolyzing) has protein sequence MCGIAGHFSSKPLPSNTPDLLEGQLKTLYHRGPDGNGQYVDRGQGVALGHTRLAINDLEGGCQPLHAVDGRYVLTSNGEFYDFKQHRATLMAEGDRFYTKSDSEIAIGLYRKFGLDFTEHLRGEFAFALYDKSKDELILLRDRFGVRPLFYWLSPDQTKIVYGSEVKSILAHPDVPAKLDGKAALHQLMQTIAPGMSAFENIVSLDPGHFLRIRKRDGKLEILKQKYWDYDFPCEEDRPSKVDEQEHVEHIREELIRAIVLRLEADVPVGCYLSGGIDSCCILGLATGAMQSPTKAYTISFDDDAYDEAPIAKQMAESMGADQEVINLRAADLYGENYVKTVWHCERTFYNTLGVAKNLMSKRVWDSGYRCVITGEGADELFAGYPALKRDMFLHGLAHEPESVRNEYQAALEKTNKLFKGAILAENQRHHPAWEKLMGFTPSWLQPWMDTLDLARPLLSDQLQSDLEGYDPIEEIASRLDPSMLDGRHPLDKAQYTWSKCQLEGQILNWGGDRVDMANSMESRPAFLDHHLAKAAVDVPPNLRIKGNVEKHILREAVKGVLPEVLYKREKFAFMAPPAHTDAEKRNKVEELISEYLNHNVVEEAGVCSPEKVDAFLTGYRQDSDPTSLVRKDTLLNHLITLHILHRQFVAL, from the coding sequence ATGTGCGGAATTGCCGGTCATTTTTCATCCAAACCACTACCAAGTAACACCCCGGATCTGCTCGAAGGGCAGCTGAAGACACTTTATCACCGCGGCCCTGACGGCAACGGTCAGTATGTCGACCGCGGACAAGGCGTCGCGCTCGGACACACCCGTCTTGCGATCAATGATCTCGAAGGCGGCTGCCAGCCACTGCACGCGGTGGACGGGCGATACGTTCTCACCAGCAACGGCGAGTTCTACGATTTTAAACAACACCGAGCCACCTTGATGGCGGAGGGGGATCGGTTTTATACCAAGTCCGACTCGGAAATTGCCATCGGTCTCTACCGCAAGTTTGGCTTGGATTTCACCGAGCATCTACGCGGCGAATTCGCCTTCGCGCTTTACGACAAAAGCAAGGATGAGTTGATCCTGCTGCGCGATCGCTTTGGCGTCCGTCCCCTGTTCTACTGGCTGTCACCCGACCAGACGAAGATCGTCTACGGCTCCGAAGTGAAGTCGATCCTCGCGCACCCTGACGTGCCCGCCAAACTCGATGGCAAGGCGGCGCTGCACCAGCTGATGCAGACAATCGCTCCTGGTATGAGTGCCTTTGAAAATATCGTTTCTCTCGACCCCGGACACTTTCTCCGAATCCGGAAGCGCGATGGCAAACTGGAAATTCTCAAACAAAAATACTGGGACTACGACTTTCCCTGCGAAGAAGACCGACCGTCGAAAGTCGACGAACAAGAACACGTCGAGCACATTCGCGAAGAGCTGATCCGGGCGATTGTGCTGCGTCTTGAGGCAGATGTTCCGGTGGGATGTTATCTATCTGGCGGCATTGATTCCTGCTGTATCCTCGGCCTGGCCACGGGAGCCATGCAGTCGCCAACCAAGGCCTACACCATATCCTTCGATGACGACGCCTACGATGAAGCCCCGATTGCCAAACAGATGGCAGAATCGATGGGAGCGGACCAGGAAGTGATCAACCTCCGTGCCGCTGACCTTTACGGAGAAAATTACGTCAAAACGGTCTGGCACTGCGAGCGGACGTTTTACAACACCTTGGGTGTGGCCAAGAACCTGATGTCGAAGCGCGTTTGGGACTCAGGCTACCGCTGTGTCATTACCGGCGAGGGGGCGGACGAGTTATTCGCAGGTTATCCGGCGTTGAAGCGTGATATGTTCCTGCACGGACTGGCCCACGAACCGGAGAGTGTTAGAAACGAATACCAGGCGGCTTTGGAGAAAACCAACAAGCTATTTAAAGGTGCCATCCTTGCGGAAAACCAACGTCACCACCCGGCCTGGGAGAAGCTGATGGGCTTCACGCCATCGTGGCTGCAGCCATGGATGGACACCCTCGATCTGGCTCGACCGCTGTTGTCCGACCAGTTGCAAAGCGACCTCGAAGGTTACGATCCGATCGAAGAAATTGCCTCACGTCTCGACCCCTCCATGCTCGATGGTCGGCACCCCTTGGACAAAGCTCAATACACCTGGTCGAAGTGTCAGCTCGAGGGTCAGATTCTGAACTGGGGTGGGGACCGTGTCGATATGGCCAACTCCATGGAGTCACGCCCGGCCTTCCTCGATCATCATCTCGCGAAGGCAGCGGTGGATGTGCCGCCGAACTTGCGCATCAAGGGGAATGTGGAGAAACACATCCTCCGCGAAGCGGTCAAGGGAGTGCTGCCCGAGGTGCTCTACAAGCGCGAGAAGTTCGCGTTCATGGCACCACCGGCACACACCGATGCGGAGAAACGTAATAAGGTGGAGGAGCTGATCAGTGAGTATTTGAACCACAATGTGGTGGAGGAGGCAGGTGTTTGCTCTCCGGAAAAGGTTGATGCGTTCCTCACTGGATATCGCCAAGACTCCGACCCCACCTCGCTGGTGCGCAAGGACACCTTGCTGAATCACCTGATCACGCTGCATATTTTACACCGTCAATTTGTTGCCTTATGA
- a CDS encoding aspartate/ornithine carbamoyltransferase family protein, whose product MTDSSNNHSKAEAIRKNQITSNIEPPEGSEAIRPEPSGLFVDNPVDVAVLKQLEGKHILEAGQFSYQQVAELCKLAAVLEKIEVWPYHPLDGKIAVTAFFEASTRTRTSFESAFYRLDGKVISIADGSTTGQAKGESLADIGEMFNAYADVVIMRHTDTNSPQQILENLRIPLINAGNGTGEHPTQALADWFALLKWRPQLAEVYQPRDDKLNIGILGTPGSMRAVKSFLLMALLFKEHIGKVTVISEMADPFGADVTEQLKHADIEYEVSNDVREHLPSLDVVYMNSIAFLGDAYKTMDGRYKLNAESPLKDSAVILHPLARLDELDTSLDKTQHNLYFSQAHGAVFIRQALLMSVLGRLDTLPDFDEIKPMNLK is encoded by the coding sequence ATGACGGACTCATCCAATAATCATTCGAAAGCAGAAGCGATTCGGAAAAATCAAATCACCTCTAACATTGAGCCCCCCGAAGGCTCCGAGGCCATCCGCCCGGAACCTTCGGGACTGTTTGTCGATAACCCGGTGGACGTGGCAGTGCTCAAGCAGTTGGAGGGTAAACATATCCTTGAGGCCGGCCAGTTCAGCTACCAGCAGGTGGCGGAGCTGTGCAAATTGGCAGCTGTGTTAGAAAAGATCGAAGTCTGGCCGTATCATCCACTCGATGGAAAGATTGCCGTGACCGCCTTCTTCGAAGCTTCCACTCGCACCCGCACCAGCTTTGAAAGTGCCTTCTACCGTCTCGATGGCAAGGTGATCTCCATTGCCGATGGCAGCACCACCGGGCAGGCGAAAGGAGAGTCCCTGGCAGACATCGGTGAGATGTTCAATGCCTACGCCGACGTGGTCATCATGCGGCATACCGATACCAATTCTCCGCAGCAAATTCTCGAAAACCTCCGCATCCCCCTGATCAATGCCGGCAATGGCACGGGCGAACACCCGACTCAGGCTCTGGCCGATTGGTTTGCCCTGCTGAAATGGAGACCGCAACTGGCCGAGGTCTATCAGCCCCGTGACGATAAGCTGAACATCGGTATTTTGGGAACTCCGGGCTCGATGCGGGCGGTGAAGTCCTTCCTGCTGATGGCGCTACTTTTCAAAGAACACATCGGCAAGGTCACAGTGATTTCTGAAATGGCGGACCCCTTTGGTGCCGATGTCACGGAGCAGCTGAAGCATGCTGATATCGAGTATGAAGTTTCTAACGACGTCCGCGAGCACCTCCCCAGCCTCGACGTGGTTTACATGAACTCGATCGCCTTCCTCGGTGATGCTTACAAGACCATGGACGGTCGCTACAAACTGAACGCCGAGAGTCCGCTGAAGGATTCCGCGGTCATTCTCCACCCACTGGCTCGCCTTGATGAGCTGGATACCTCGCTGGATAAAACCCAGCACAATCTCTACTTCTCGCAGGCCCACGGCGCGGTATTCATTCGCCAGGCACTGCTCATGTCCGTGTTAGGCCGACTCGATACCCTGCCTGACTTCGACGAAATCAAACCCATGAATCTAAAATAA
- a CDS encoding sodium:solute symporter family transporter gives MLLATSMSVPTGWAIVLGLGVLWVLLGLYWGKKAKDSEDFMLAGRKVGLSLGSATSMATWVTSNTTMLAPVFALSLGVWGMVAYSTASFGLLLFALFAVRIRKILPQGVTAGDFFRQRYGRAGWCLFLLITMLYSLSWLVSMAIAGGDLMMVLAGIPFLQGMTLILVVCVLYTLFGGMYAVIGTDFIQSVIILIGIVFIGILAATQLDFDAAYNHLQTYQPSLVKIIMPAALLAVFNNMLFGFGEVFHNNVWWSRAFAMRKDVAPKAFFLAGLLWFPIPIAAGFIALAAGPLEINIVDINQTGPAVASAVMGNAGFGAMAGVLILIVLFCSMASSIDSLLAATSDLLIKDVHEGLFHGKLNEQGFRKVSTLVIIGVGVVAWLLAAPHWPIIQALFISGPLVGSLIWPVIAGLFWKRINRALVLAGIVTGCALGVTAYFMLGWFTASLVGAGISMLFTIAARWIRPSSRFELVKTPIATP, from the coding sequence ATGCTCTTAGCCACTTCGATGTCAGTTCCCACAGGCTGGGCGATTGTGCTCGGACTGGGTGTGCTGTGGGTTTTGTTAGGCCTCTACTGGGGTAAAAAGGCCAAGGACTCCGAGGACTTCATGCTGGCCGGACGCAAGGTTGGTTTGTCGTTGGGCTCAGCCACCTCGATGGCCACCTGGGTGACCTCGAACACCACGATGCTGGCACCTGTTTTTGCACTGTCGCTGGGGGTTTGGGGAATGGTTGCCTACTCGACGGCGAGTTTCGGCTTGTTACTTTTTGCGCTGTTTGCGGTGCGCATTCGCAAGATTCTTCCGCAAGGTGTGACGGCGGGCGATTTCTTTCGGCAACGCTACGGCCGGGCCGGTTGGTGTCTGTTTCTATTGATCACCATGCTCTATTCGCTCTCCTGGTTGGTGAGTATGGCCATTGCCGGAGGGGACCTGATGATGGTGCTGGCGGGTATTCCCTTTCTTCAGGGCATGACGCTGATCTTGGTGGTCTGTGTGCTCTACACCCTGTTTGGTGGGATGTATGCGGTGATCGGGACTGACTTCATCCAAAGTGTGATCATCCTCATTGGCATTGTGTTTATCGGCATCCTGGCTGCGACGCAGTTAGACTTCGATGCCGCCTACAATCATCTACAAACCTACCAACCATCGCTGGTGAAAATCATTATGCCGGCTGCGCTGCTGGCGGTGTTCAATAACATGCTATTCGGCTTCGGTGAGGTGTTTCACAACAACGTGTGGTGGTCGCGTGCCTTTGCCATGCGCAAGGATGTGGCACCGAAAGCCTTCTTCCTCGCTGGCCTGCTGTGGTTCCCGATCCCGATCGCTGCCGGCTTCATCGCCTTGGCCGCCGGCCCCCTGGAGATCAACATCGTCGATATCAACCAGACCGGGCCAGCGGTGGCCTCCGCAGTGATGGGTAATGCCGGCTTCGGCGCGATGGCCGGAGTGCTGATTTTGATTGTGCTGTTCTGCTCGATGGCTTCATCCATCGACTCGCTCCTAGCCGCGACATCGGATCTGTTGATCAAAGACGTGCACGAAGGCTTGTTCCACGGAAAGCTGAATGAACAAGGTTTCCGCAAGGTTTCCACTCTGGTGATTATTGGCGTGGGAGTGGTCGCGTGGTTGTTAGCCGCACCACATTGGCCAATTATTCAGGCGCTCTTTATCTCGGGTCCTTTAGTGGGCAGCTTGATCTGGCCGGTCATCGCCGGCCTGTTCTGGAAGCGTATTAACCGGGCTCTCGTTCTTGCCGGAATTGTTACCGGTTGCGCCTTGGGCGTTACCGCTTACTTTATGTTAGGATGGTTCACCGCGTCACTCGTGGGCGCCGGAATCTCCATGTTGTTCACCATCGCTGCACGTTGGATCCGCCCGAGCAGTCGCTTCGAGCTGGTAAAGACCCCGATCGCGACTCCCTAA
- a CDS encoding type II secretion system F family protein, giving the protein MANFQYIALDAKGEQTTGSLSASSEAEAIQQLRGQGLYPTQVVQEGKGSLAAGKTKTKAKARGKKSVKKAGTGKIKPKVLMIFTRQLATLIDSGLPLLRGLTVLGKQEPNPVLRSTVNSLADSVQTGATFSESLSQHPRIFNKLFVNMVKAGELGGVLEIVLTRLAEYMEKADKLKNKIVSAMVYPLIVLFIAVAILVFLMLFIVPKFKEMFSEQGGELPLISRIVFGMSENMLARPAVLPNIVWIFLIIAGLFVLLKMWTSTKGGRATVDALKLKVPVFGDLTKKSSISRFSRTLGTLVTSGVPILQALTITRDTAGNVVVSDAIDKVHEAVKEGESIVAPLQGSKIFPAMVISMVDVGEETGQLPEMLLKIADVYDDEVDNAVTALTSILEPIMIVFLALVVGTIVFALFLPLIKMIQNVDGGA; this is encoded by the coding sequence ATGGCTAATTTTCAATATATAGCGCTCGACGCAAAAGGTGAGCAGACCACCGGATCTCTCTCGGCCTCCAGCGAGGCGGAAGCCATCCAACAACTTCGTGGGCAGGGGCTTTACCCCACCCAGGTGGTGCAGGAAGGCAAGGGTTCACTGGCTGCAGGTAAAACCAAAACCAAGGCGAAAGCCCGCGGTAAGAAAAGTGTCAAGAAAGCCGGCACTGGAAAAATTAAGCCGAAGGTCTTGATGATCTTCACACGTCAGTTAGCCACACTGATCGATTCCGGTCTGCCACTTCTTCGCGGTCTCACCGTGCTCGGCAAGCAGGAGCCTAACCCAGTGCTGCGTTCCACAGTCAACTCACTGGCAGATTCCGTGCAAACGGGTGCCACATTCTCCGAGTCGCTCTCCCAGCACCCGCGGATTTTCAACAAGTTGTTCGTCAACATGGTGAAGGCGGGTGAACTTGGCGGGGTATTGGAAATTGTCCTGACTCGTCTCGCAGAATACATGGAGAAGGCGGACAAACTGAAAAACAAGATCGTCTCCGCGATGGTCTACCCGTTGATCGTTCTCTTCATTGCAGTCGCGATTCTGGTCTTCCTGATGCTGTTCATCGTTCCCAAGTTCAAGGAGATGTTCTCCGAGCAGGGTGGTGAGCTGCCACTGATCTCTCGTATCGTCTTCGGCATGTCCGAAAACATGCTGGCAAGGCCGGCTGTGCTGCCCAACATCGTCTGGATTTTCCTCATTATCGCAGGTCTCTTTGTCCTTTTGAAAATGTGGACCAGTACCAAAGGTGGTCGTGCCACCGTGGATGCCTTGAAACTGAAAGTCCCCGTCTTTGGTGACCTCACCAAGAAGAGCTCCATCTCCCGTTTCTCTCGGACCCTCGGAACACTGGTGACTTCCGGTGTGCCCATCCTCCAGGCGCTCACCATTACCCGTGATACCGCTGGTAACGTGGTGGTTTCCGATGCCATCGACAAGGTGCACGAGGCGGTCAAGGAAGGTGAATCCATCGTTGCCCCTCTCCAAGGAAGTAAAATCTTCCCTGCCATGGTCATCAGTATGGTGGACGTGGGTGAGGAAACTGGTCAGCTGCCAGAGATGTTGCTGAAAATTGCCGATGTCTACGATGATGAAGTCGATAACGCGGTGACCGCGCTGACTTCCATCCTAGAGCCGATCATGATTGTCTTCCTCGCCCTCGTGGTGGGAACCATCGTTTTCGCCCTCTTCCTACCACTGATCAAGATGATCCAGAACGTGGACGGAGGCGCATAA